One Methylophilus sp. TWE2 DNA segment encodes these proteins:
- a CDS encoding co-chaperone GroES, translated as MNIRPLYDRVIVKRVEQQRTTASGIVIPDTAAEKPEQGEVIAVGSGKQLQDGSLRPLEVKVGNHILFGKYAGQTVKLNGEELLVMREEDILGVIESSPADLKKVA; from the coding sequence ATGAATATTCGTCCCCTGTATGACCGCGTCATTGTCAAGCGAGTCGAGCAACAACGGACGACCGCTTCCGGCATTGTGATCCCTGACACTGCAGCAGAAAAGCCCGAACAAGGAGAGGTCATTGCTGTGGGCAGTGGCAAACAGCTGCAGGACGGTAGCCTGCGACCACTGGAAGTCAAGGTGGGTAACCATATCCTGTTTGGCAAGTATGCTGGTCAAACGGTCAAACTTAATGGCGAGGAACTGTTGGTCATGCGTGAGGAAGACATTCTCGGCGTGATTGAATCCAGTCCTGCCGACCTCAAAAAAGTCGCTTAA
- the serB gene encoding phosphoserine phosphatase SerB → MRLVVQGPAISMAHLSHIHGLVGGHTQFMQVAQHAYYLPVAEGDYIDVKTFCASQQIDCALVQDAHRLQKMGLCVMDMDSTLIAIECIDEIADMMGLKPQVAEITEAAMRGELDFAASLRKRVALLKGLPESALQRVIEERLTFNPGAQEWINACKQHGIKTMLVSGGFTFFADYVKNTLGLDYAVSNTLEIVDGKLTGQIVGDIVDAQRKADELMKLRDQLGLAAAQTIAIGDGANDLKMMAVAAVGVAYHAKPVVQEQAMYALNVVGLDGVANLLTV, encoded by the coding sequence ATGCGTTTAGTGGTTCAAGGCCCTGCCATCAGCATGGCGCATTTGTCTCATATCCATGGATTGGTTGGCGGACACACCCAATTCATGCAAGTGGCTCAGCATGCCTACTACCTGCCTGTGGCGGAAGGGGACTACATTGATGTAAAAACCTTTTGTGCCAGCCAGCAGATCGATTGCGCGCTGGTGCAAGATGCCCACCGTTTGCAGAAAATGGGCTTATGCGTGATGGATATGGATTCGACCTTGATTGCCATTGAGTGCATAGACGAAATTGCTGACATGATGGGCCTTAAACCACAGGTGGCTGAAATTACCGAAGCCGCCATGCGTGGCGAGTTGGACTTTGCTGCTAGCTTGCGCAAACGGGTGGCGTTGCTCAAAGGTCTGCCGGAGTCGGCACTGCAACGCGTGATCGAAGAACGCCTGACGTTTAATCCTGGTGCACAGGAATGGATCAATGCCTGCAAGCAGCATGGCATTAAAACCATGTTGGTATCTGGCGGATTTACCTTTTTTGCCGATTATGTCAAAAATACCCTGGGCCTGGATTATGCTGTCTCCAATACACTGGAAATCGTGGATGGCAAACTCACCGGCCAGATAGTGGGTGATATTGTTGATGCCCAGCGTAAAGCTGATGAGCTGATGAAATTGCGCGATCAGTTAGGTCTGGCTGCTGCGCAGACGATTGCGATTGGGGATGGCGCCAATGACCTCAAAATGATGGCGGTGGCTGCGGTAGGGGTAGCTTATCACGCCAAACCGGTGGTGCAGGAGCAGGCGATGTATGCCCTGAATGTGGTGGGTCTGGATGGGGTGGCGAATCTGCTGACAGTGTAA
- the groL gene encoding chaperonin GroEL (60 kDa chaperone family; promotes refolding of misfolded polypeptides especially under stressful conditions; forms two stacked rings of heptamers to form a barrel-shaped 14mer; ends can be capped by GroES; misfolded proteins enter the barrel where they are refolded when GroES binds), giving the protein MAAKDVKFHDHARTKIVKGVNILADAVKVTLGPKGRNVVLERSFGAPVITKDGVSVAKEIELQDKLENMGAQMVKQVASKTADVAGDGTTTATVLAQAIVQEGMKSVASGMNPTDLKRGIDKAVTALVDELKSMSKAITTHKEIAQVGAISANSDHAIGQIIADAMEKVGKEGVITVEEGKSLQNELEVVEGMQFDRGYISPYFINNPDKQVAALDEPMILLYDKKISNIRDLLPTLENVAKANKPLLIIAEDVEGEALATLVVNSMRGILKVAAVKAPGFGDRRKAMLEDIAVLTGATVVSEETGMQLEKVTLEHLGHAKRVEVQKENTIIIDGAGDAAKIKARVQSIRTQIEEATSDYDKEKLQERVAKLGGGVAVIKIGAATEVEMKEKKDRVDDALHATRAAVEEGIVPGGGVALLRARSRMSTLKGDNDDQEAGIRIVLRAIEEPLRAIVKNAGEEPSVIIAKVLDATGNTGYNAATGEYVDMVETGVVDPTKVTRTALQNAASIAGLILTTDATVAELPKDEKKAPAMPEMEY; this is encoded by the coding sequence ATGGCAGCAAAAGATGTGAAATTCCATGATCATGCCCGCACTAAAATTGTAAAAGGCGTGAATATCCTGGCCGATGCGGTCAAGGTTACCTTGGGGCCAAAAGGCCGTAATGTCGTGCTGGAGCGCAGCTTTGGCGCCCCGGTGATTACTAAAGATGGTGTCTCCGTCGCCAAAGAAATCGAGTTGCAGGACAAGCTGGAGAATATGGGCGCACAAATGGTGAAGCAAGTCGCTTCTAAAACAGCTGACGTGGCCGGAGACGGGACGACTACCGCCACCGTGCTGGCCCAGGCCATTGTGCAAGAAGGGATGAAGTCAGTCGCCTCCGGCATGAATCCCACCGACCTAAAACGTGGGATTGATAAAGCCGTGACAGCCCTGGTGGATGAGCTTAAATCCATGTCCAAAGCCATCACCACCCATAAAGAAATTGCCCAAGTCGGTGCGATTTCTGCTAACTCTGACCATGCCATTGGCCAGATCATCGCCGATGCCATGGAAAAAGTCGGTAAAGAAGGCGTGATTACGGTGGAAGAAGGTAAGTCACTGCAAAATGAACTCGAAGTGGTCGAGGGCATGCAGTTTGACCGCGGCTATATCAGCCCCTATTTCATCAACAATCCTGACAAGCAGGTGGCGGCACTTGATGAGCCCATGATTCTGCTTTACGACAAAAAAATCAGCAATATCCGTGACTTGTTGCCAACTCTGGAAAACGTCGCCAAGGCCAACAAACCCTTGCTAATCATTGCCGAAGACGTGGAGGGCGAAGCCCTGGCCACCCTGGTGGTCAATAGCATGCGCGGCATCCTCAAGGTGGCTGCGGTGAAAGCACCTGGTTTTGGTGACCGCCGCAAAGCCATGCTGGAAGATATTGCCGTCCTGACCGGGGCCACTGTGGTGTCCGAAGAAACCGGCATGCAACTGGAAAAAGTAACCCTTGAACACCTGGGCCACGCCAAACGCGTTGAAGTGCAAAAAGAGAATACCATCATCATTGATGGTGCAGGTGATGCAGCCAAGATCAAAGCCCGCGTGCAGTCCATCCGGACTCAAATCGAGGAAGCCACCTCTGATTATGACAAGGAAAAACTGCAGGAGCGCGTGGCCAAGCTGGGTGGTGGCGTGGCGGTGATTAAAATCGGCGCCGCGACCGAAGTCGAAATGAAAGAGAAAAAAGACCGTGTGGATGATGCCCTGCACGCTACCCGTGCTGCGGTGGAAGAAGGTATCGTGCCAGGTGGCGGTGTGGCTCTGCTTCGTGCCCGCAGCCGCATGAGCACTCTCAAGGGCGATAATGATGACCAGGAAGCCGGTATCCGCATTGTGTTGCGTGCAATAGAAGAGCCCTTACGCGCGATTGTGAAAAATGCGGGTGAAGAGCCTTCTGTCATCATCGCCAAAGTGCTTGATGCAACAGGTAATACTGGCTACAACGCAGCCACCGGTGAATATGTGGATATGGTGGAAACCGGTGTGGTAGATCCAACTAAAGTCACCCGCACGGCCCTGCAAAATGCAGCCTCGATTGCCGGTTTGATTTTAACCACTGACGCCACCGTGGCTGAACTACCCAAAGACGAGAAAAAAGCGCCAGCCATGCCTGAAATGGAGTACTAA
- the infA gene encoding translation initiation factor IF-1, which produces MAKEELIEMQGAVTEVLPDARYRVTLDNGHQLTAYTGGKMRKHKIRILAGDKITIEMSPYDMGKGRITFRHLPPRRPA; this is translated from the coding sequence ATGGCTAAAGAAGAGTTGATTGAAATGCAGGGCGCAGTGACTGAAGTGTTGCCAGATGCACGTTACCGTGTGACGCTGGACAATGGGCATCAGTTGACTGCCTACACTGGTGGCAAAATGCGCAAGCATAAAATACGCATTTTGGCCGGCGATAAAATCACCATTGAGATGTCTCCTTACGACATGGGTAAGGGCCGGATTACGTTCAGGCATCTGCCGCCAAGAAGACCTGCCTGA
- a CDS encoding cold-shock protein, giving the protein MATGIVKWFNDAKGFGFITPDQGGEDLFAHFSAIQSVGFKSLADNQRVSYEETTGPKGKQASAIQVIA; this is encoded by the coding sequence ATGGCTACAGGTATTGTCAAATGGTTTAACGATGCAAAAGGTTTTGGTTTTATTACTCCGGATCAAGGTGGTGAAGACTTGTTTGCACATTTTTCTGCGATTCAATCAGTCGGGTTTAAAAGCCTGGCAGACAATCAGCGCGTTTCTTATGAAGAAACCACAGGACCTAAAGGCAAGCAAGCTTCTGCGATTCAAGTCATTGCTTAG